From the genome of Aquiluna borgnonia:
GAGCCACTCCCGCCAAGCGCTCCGGCCACATCATTCCCAGCGCTATCGGAAGTTTCATGTCAGGTGGGGAGCACTGGGCAATCACAGACCCATCCACAAACTCAACCATTGAGTGCACAACAGACTGCGGGTGGACGGTTACCTCGATACGCTCAAACGGGACGTCAAACAGTAGGTGGGCCTCAATCACCTCCAAGCCTTTGTTGACCAGCGAGGCTGAATTTGTGGTCACCACCTTCCCCATGTCCCATGTTGGATGCCTAAGAGCCTGAGCGGGCGTTACCTGGGCAAGTTGAGCTTTGCTGAAGCCTCGGAACGGCCCGCCCGACGCGGTGAGGATTAGCTTTTGCACCTCCGAATTTTTACCTGCGAGCATCGCTTGGGCAATGGCGCTGTGTTCTGAATCAACCGGGACAATTTGTCCGGGTTTTGAAAGCTGCTTTACCAGCGGTCCGCCCACAATCAGGGACTCTTTGTTCGCTAGCGCCAGGGTCCTGCCCCGCTCGAGGGCCGCCACTGTAACCGCAAGGCCCGCAGAACCGGTCATTCCATTGAGCACCACATCGCAACTTTGACTTCTAACCAGAGCTGCCGCTGCATCGGGACCGACTGCCATTTTTGATTCGGTCAACCCAAACTCTTCAGCCTGAGCTCGCAAAAGGTCCAGATTCCTAAAGCCGCTGAGGCCGACTACCTTGAGTCGATCGGGGTTGGCACGAATCACTTCCAGTGCCTGGGTCCCAATCGAACCTGTCGAACCGATAACAATGACTTCGCGCATGACTGAAAGCTTAGAACTACCCAAGAATCTTGAGTGAACTTGGCTTCTCCTGACGTCCTCTGAAATTAGACTTAGGGCATGAGCCTTGAGCAAAAAAGAATTCTCGTCACCCCTATTCCAGGTCCAACCTCCACCAAGATGCAAGAGCGTCGCAAGGAAGTAATTGCGGCTGGTGTGGGAACCCTGCTGCCGATCTTCATCGATGAGGCCCACGGTGCCATCATGAAGGACGTTGACGGCAACCAACTGATTGACATGGGTAGCGGCATTGGCGTAGTGACCATCGGTCACACCAACCAGCGCGTGGTCGAAGCAGTGCAAAATCAGGTTGCGAAGCTAACCCACACGCTCTTCACAGTTGCCCCTTACGAGCCTTACGTTCGAGTTGGTGAGCTTCTCGTCAAGCACGCTCCAGGAAACTTCAAGAAAAAGGCCGCATTCTTCAACTCAGGTGCCGAAGCAGTTGAGAACGCCGTCAAGATTGCTCGCAAGGCGACTGGGCGAACTGAAATTGCAGTATTTGACCACGCCTACCACGGCCGCACCAACCTCACCATGAGCATGAACTTCAAGATGCACCCCTATGGCACCGGCTTCGGTCCGCTGGCGGGAAGTGTCCACCACGCGCCCATGAGCTACCCGTTCCGAGATTCAGAGGGAATGACCGGTGAAGAAGCGGCAACTCGGGCAATTACCTACCTGGAGAAGCGGGTGGGAGCCACCCAGCTGGCAGCAGTTTTCATTGAACCAATCCAGGGTGAGGGAGGATTCATCGTTCCAGCCCCCGGCTTCCTCAGGACCCTGGGATCCTGGTGCCGCGCCAACGGCATCGTCATGGTTGCCGATGAGGTGCAGTCGGGTATTGCGAGAACTGGCAAGTGGTTTGCCTGCGAGTGGGAGGAGGGCTTCGAGCCAGACCTGATCACCGTTGCCAAGGGAATCGCCGGCGGCATGCCGCTGTCCGGTGTAGTCGGCAGAGCCGAGATTATGGACGCCTCGCACGCGGGTGGCCTTGGAGGAACCTTTGGAGGCTCCCCCACCGCTACCGCTGCCGGAGTGGCAGTGCTTGAGCAGCTGGA
Proteins encoded in this window:
- the gabT gene encoding 4-aminobutyrate--2-oxoglutarate transaminase, whose protein sequence is MSLEQKRILVTPIPGPTSTKMQERRKEVIAAGVGTLLPIFIDEAHGAIMKDVDGNQLIDMGSGIGVVTIGHTNQRVVEAVQNQVAKLTHTLFTVAPYEPYVRVGELLVKHAPGNFKKKAAFFNSGAEAVENAVKIARKATGRTEIAVFDHAYHGRTNLTMSMNFKMHPYGTGFGPLAGSVHHAPMSYPFRDSEGMTGEEAATRAITYLEKRVGATQLAAVFIEPIQGEGGFIVPAPGFLRTLGSWCRANGIVMVADEVQSGIARTGKWFACEWEEGFEPDLITVAKGIAGGMPLSGVVGRAEIMDASHAGGLGGTFGGSPTATAAGVAVLEQLEEGGWLERALEIEALLYSRLNDLKSSHPVIGDVRGKGAMVAIELVEPGTKKPNPPAVEALVKHCHENGVLILNAGTYNNVIRFLPPLAITDELLTDALDVLAAGLAKLA
- the dxr gene encoding 1-deoxy-D-xylulose-5-phosphate reductoisomerase — translated: MREVIVIGSTGSIGTQALEVIRANPDRLKVVGLSGFRNLDLLRAQAEEFGLTESKMAVGPDAAAALVRSQSCDVVLNGMTGSAGLAVTVAALERGRTLALANKESLIVGGPLVKQLSKPGQIVPVDSEHSAIAQAMLAGKNSEVQKLILTASGGPFRGFSKAQLAQVTPAQALRHPTWDMGKVVTTNSASLVNKGLEVIEAHLLFDVPFERIEVTVHPQSVVHSMVEFVDGSVIAQCSPPDMKLPIALGMMWPERLAGVAQAVDWTKSHTWTFEPVDEAVFGSLRLAREVGMAGSTFPAVYNASNEQAVEAFHAGALRFDQIFDVIESCVSQHVPTAELSLAAVLEAERWARVTADSLIANL